ctaaaaatgggtatttttaatcaaatttttcaaaaaagtgttttccccaaactcttctaaactatggtcattagaaagagcatattctaaactatctagaaaagtggatttggttttgcaatgcaagcatataaggccctaaaaagtagcatcatcaaagaggcgcactggaagtttgaacacatttttctggcactcaaattatacctgaaatcttttattttgcctGATACATGTTTGTTAATGACTGggataagtgaaataagaagtcctgatgaataggacctagcttaagtccgaatagcaaaagaataaaaatagaaacaatgttatttcttaattgtcacctccccccgctctctctctcatacacacacacacacacaattattattaagaatgaatgtaaatcgtaaaatttatttgcataatcatctaattattagttgcctgtttaatgaacaacaccagtttactgatggaaaagaagtgtctaaatgagttgctatggtccatggtgacttaaccactgctagtttcatttcacctgagaaaaccagcattcccattgccataggggccacgcccgatagcttagcaacaacagccacgggtgggtttatttaccacaggatcccaagcctgatagtaaaattatttaagtgccctgtgtaaaattagaaggcactcttgggttccttggattgtttcctctaacctatttcaatttttgatatgctacattaattttctgatgaatatcaagaggaatGGTGTATTGCCGGCCAGACGAATTTACTGATGGAGCTGGGATAACTGCAATATGTGGTGTTCTGGAACCCAGCACTTGTCACTTCTTGGTGGACAATAAAATGGgtttgctggaccatgtgggtgcataaagtttattaatgcatccctttgctctgtggaggtctcacagatattcccaatccaccacgttttcatagatgcatgcaagatattgtcctggttggagagcagacattaatatgcctcCTTCATTACTGTGACCCGTTTTAGCAAGAAAATatgaacaatcatttgaaactctgctgacctGAATTGTTGTTTCAACAATAGGTAAAAAGTTATGATTTTCTCTAGTGCCTGCTACAGTTTGTCCAAGTTTAATCCTCTCTTcttgtgacacaatatttttttcaatttcatctttactgacgaaaacaaatttaattccattaatgttttcagagcagaagtgaaacagctaaccgctttgttgtacctccagtcccatcacaaggtgatttcccgtgactagtagcaaaaaaaaaaaaaaatccatttggctgtcattccaaaatcactcttatgatagcacaaatttaggaaattcttgaaatttttattttgagcACTGGAGTCATCACCgaaataatgaatgtgggatatctgtgcaaactgtacttttatatatttgatgagctCCTTGATAAAAACGTGAACTGTAATAGTGTCATGCCGCAAACAATCACTGATAATGCAAAAACTTAAAGATTCTACTTTCTCATTTTGACGAAAGTAGATAACAAATGGATGAATTGTTGCTTGACTATTGTCCCAGCGGAAGCCTTGCACAGCACCctgaatgataaaagaataattgtctgcaaaatccattaggacaacaagctcttcgtctttcagatgacatttaaggcctttaagatgcaagctttgatgcttgtcaatgtaatgatggcatgacggactccatattttcttttttacatcttcaataaattcatccactaccatttgcttcgtgtccagtgtggcccgatcggtatgtatccattgcttaaacacagtaacttcctgtggctcatgatctaggaaatagctggcaatttcagatgctatagcttcgggcccaggacacctttcacagtgatgtagcatgcactgtttagagttcaaactgcaaactgccttgctgagaatCTCCTTATAATTTTCACATATACCAGCTCCACTAAGCATAAGcttaacattttggtgaattgcacagacgcaaactgcatgcattccagctgacctactgttacacaccatttgggtctaagttcacaaaactttgagaacccTAATTCTGGACGATTTATATTCTTATAgataacatacatttcccgtaaattgcaaagtaacaatcttttctgcatgtatgtctttctatctaaaagtctaactgaaatactatctttttttttcagggcacaccctactatactcatcatcttcaaaaaaatttcgcactctactagcaacttctgctggtaatttcctgctttgcctattttcgggaagtgccagaatgcccttctctgccttaagcttccgagcattcttcaccattctttcggacacgccgaactgagctgctgtttgtctgactgtccaacctacaggtgccaaggttaaaatttgcatctgttctttatgaattgcattctgcatcttggctttcagttcagtcagcaaatgtgtgtagtcggcacagtttccacattccttaaattcactagcatcttcaatttgtcgctttactcccattgcatttacaattctgttttaATCACAttgagccttttgaattttcttcttcacatattggggcttatctttgtagcttactgttctcttcagggatgaaatactgatagacaataagctactatttaattcttcttttggtgtaaagtCCTCCTCATAATGTGATGATAAGGCTGATAAAGCTTCGTCCAAGTGTCCTGCAAGCTGGACAAATTTTCTGACCTggctttatgttattaacaagctgcttcttcaacatatcagaagccttattagctgtttcagtatcaagaattcctgccttaacattatgattcaccttcccaaagggattgaagcattttttttgtaacctctcatattgtgtcaataacagggcttcatgatgtaggcaaacttgagaggtattgtccagctttgcttcagaacgtcggaccaacaactctttttcctcatcactaaaatccgcaaaccattttaaagcagcttttttggcaaagaaagtgacatgacacttttttccactatctccttgcccaattgagcaggaaggtatactgttcccttctgcatccatctctaatcagtaactaaataatgtatttggcctctaagtgcaaattataaactgcttaaatttcagacaaattgctactgaatgaaattacCACAATGTACAATACCAATGAAAAAATCTAAGAACAGATATATgctataaaagacacaatcaaaacaattttttgtaaattagataacaaactttgatggtcttacgaatcacttaacaagccacactcagtcaagagaacccactcactatgctgcaaacacaccactgaaatactggttgttcaaacaaggctcacaataatgaaacaatctgattgttaaagtaattgttgccattatattttctataaacagtgaatcttgtgaattttctctgtgaaatTAGTGGTTACATATTTACCAAGGTAGTAGGCTACATTTAActgtgattaaatacaaaattaaaactcttagatgtttaaccaaccaatttcacatgtttccctaatAACTTCAAGACAAAAATTCACAGTTTACAACACCTAAgtattaaaatctctgcaatattgattggaaaatttacatcacttgatgcatgattcaagcaaaccaattcttttttgtaaaaatgttttatacaattgaatccaaaaattaggtcttcattttccacttgtaaatatttacaattttgagaagtacaaaaatatgaagctattattcattgaattctttatgatctcttttttttttacaaatgacaagagttttatgcagatgaacacttatgataaaagcagaagggctacttctcatagttttcaagtttttctgacagtctcattgcctatttaccagatctttttatttcaattactcaaggcactaataaacatttattaggcataataaatggtttcaggtataatttgagtgccagaaaaatgtgttcaaacttccagagcgcctctttgatgatgctactttttagggccttatatgcttgcattgcaaaaccaaatccacttttctagatagtttagaatatgctctttctaatgaccatagtttagaagagtttggagaaaacacttttttgaaaaatttgactaaaaatacccatttttagcactttttgaaaaatcgtcaacttcaccctagatttgtgaaataatggaaagcaataggagaatgaaattttatattataagaccttgtgttggtgagttatggtgtgcaaagtttcatgtacatcccacaattacttttggagatataaaaaactaaagttcgcattttttttaaacaggtATTTTctcgcccaactttgcttcaaattatctatatgaaaattgctcagaaatccttttcttaatattttactttaaagagctctaaaagttgtataagatggccaagttttgtttctttcatgaaaatacttagagatatctcatctcaaagttgctgaaaattcaaggacgcactattggaagctgtgctatggtttcaaacaagtgactatatctctgcaagtattgaatttttgaaactgaaactttaccagtgtttattgagaacatgtgtgaatgttcatacaaaatttcatcaaaatccattatggtcatgtgggaacatttctcgatattagaccacttggcacAGAATGGCCCATGGAAATAACCCACTATAACTCATTCTCAGTTAGAATTGTTGCCATAACCCAAATTAAGGGGTGATGTGGGAATTCACATAAGGGTGCAGTGTTCCGTTTCAGATTCAACACCCCTAACAAGGTATATGTCCCAGATGGTGCCTCCAGTGCAGTAATGTTACCAGTGGGATCGCCCATCATAGGCTTTTCTTGTGACAGTTAACTGTTGCCAGTTCTTATGGAAATAACCCAATAGGCCTATAAGGGTGATGTGGGAATTCACATAAGGGGAAATAAATCACTCAATCAATCAAATCAGGGGAAACGATGTTGGAAGTTAGAGGGAAGCTTTTCCCTAACAatgttatttttaaatgaacaAATAAGAATTGACACACACTACTTACTTTTCTCAACACATTCTCAACTGCATTAAGGCAGTTCCTTTCATAATTATCAATAGAAACATGACAAAAAAACAGTTAAGTCTGTGGCCAAGCTCAGAGGGAGAGGAAACCTGTCACTCTTTAAAGAACAAAACCATAAAATCTAATACACacaaatgcaaaaatagcaatgcaGAGATCAATAAAGTTATGCTAAATACAATAAACATTATtacccgtatttactcgaatctaagccgcactcgattctaagccgcacctgaaaaatgagactcgaaatcaagggaaaaaaaatttcccgaatctaagccgcacctgatatttgaaactcgaaattcaaggggagagaaaagttttaggccgcacctccaaatcgaaacaaagttggtccattgtaatatgagacacaatttaggtcgaataaatgacgatacagctacagtagtttggttcgagacgTAATCTTAGCAGTTAATCTTTACcacgtagccattgctatgtgtcaggcgctccgtccgtatttatacgggtacccttcctttttcacgtacttcgtctggtttgaactgattgcttatttttctttgatctgttaagtgccgttctctttgttatacgtgtatacgtcactctaagctgaagatgcattactgtactgtgtcatgcattgtttgtcgcattctgataatgagtgtttacggcctgtcgccgctcgcggcatggcttgcttttgtgcgtgctaccgccgctttttttttttaaagagagagagagagaggaatcgtctcattagcgaaacaatggcaagaaactgctatttgttgttacttacactgctgctttctttgataatgatcaacaagaaccaaataatagactgcgttagagatgttctgaacgagagtttagcgaaaatttttctccatttgaaaatctttgcagacgcctcttgagtacattacattctgcacagaaattagtcatcatcttagatttaaaaatctagtcaattgccgtgcttcatttctgactgtatcactactacgcataagaataataggaatataaacatgatatgtatattcttccgcgtttgctgttgtctcactctagtttcgtagtttattaggcagacagaatttaaatgagagagcagcaaacacgaaagaatacgtggcaaaatgtttatattcgtattactcttatggtgaagagaatactgcatgtgattcacaattcataaaagttcctattaggccggtattacactatcaaatttctttgtcaaagatttgatcaaagatgtgatccaatattccgtccaatatatttgacaaagatctttgacgtagcgctacaaggggtattacactgtcatcaaatttttcgtcaaagttcaagatggctgacaacaacttgttattaaccgcagcagttctacgtactccaattgcattgtgtgcacatgaacggtcccaacgccttctccagaatcaccttgacctttttgctgcatggtgtaaccaatggctcctgaaactcaatccttccaagacccaggcaatcatcgtaggtcgtaccactcgctccttccggctcctggatttctcccttactgtctgcgcacgtcctgtccgcctcacccccaccctcacctaccttggcctcaccattgaccatcacctcacctggatacctcatctccgctccatccaatccaaagcccacaaccgcctccgactcctcaaactcctctctggccggacatgggggttgcacccctctaccatcctccacacctacaaatccttaatccgtcccatcctctgttatgccagtcctgcctggatatctgcccccccccaaattctatcagtccctccagatccttgagcgtcatgcactccgcctcgccttccgtatccgcctcccgtcccccatgcggatcctctatgatctcattcctttcccccatctgctcctattcctcgaacatatccgcatcctctacaccttccgccgtcttgaaccccctcaccccctggttgctcctctcctctcccatccccgccccctgccacgtcttcaccgttgtgtcccccctaccctccatctctacaccctccatctcctttcccaaggtggcttccgtcaactccccctcccggatgatgccctctctccctccatttatccttcctatcaactctgatcctcacccccctcctttcctccgacctttccctgggctccctcttcctccccccttccatcctgtgttttctccccgcccaacctccccctgtgtcccttctcctcccccaccccccgagtccttttgcattcccctcctctgccttccccactccctggcacgtctgctcagcaccccccacccctcttatgggtcttctccattggcttctttcccccctcccacccttcacttttcttctccttccccccccttttttattttcttcatcatctgtccagtttcccccccacctgctctcggctgtggtatgtcatatttgtgcctactttttagtgccgtgtttaagtgagtgttcagtgttgtgcgtctttccacagtgttgcgaacagaaatcatgctgtcgctgggtgtgcattttatatcttgcgaacagaaaccagactgtcgccgtgtttttttaactgtctgtctgttatttttctgcttcttgtgtattatcttagcatcatcacccatgtgttttatgttttaagttctagaattttctgccattttacctttaagtcaccgattttatcgccaactgttattttttattatcttcctctttttaacacaaattctgtaggctgcagagcagcgtagtcagctgctgccagcccgcccccttcggggggaattgaaattcaataaagaaaaaaaaaaatgtgcacatgcggaaaagaagtggggggaaaaaatggaaccatacatacgaggttgacagtcttaaaagtcctgggattacaacttgataataaattcatttgggaggagcacaccacagaactgcagaaacgccttaacaaatctgtatttgtaattcgagtgttagcagacataggcaa
This Schistocerca nitens isolate TAMUIC-IGC-003100 chromosome 1, iqSchNite1.1, whole genome shotgun sequence DNA region includes the following protein-coding sequences:
- the LOC126248826 gene encoding ARL14 effector protein-like; the encoded protein is MDAEGNSIPSCSIGQGDSGKKCHVTFFAKKAALKWFADFSDEEKELLVRRSEAKLDNTSQVCLHHEALLLTQYERLQKKCFNPFGKVNHNVKAGILDTETANKASDMLKKQLVNNIKPGQKICPACRTLGRSFISLIITL